Proteins encoded together in one Mycolicibacter minnesotensis window:
- a CDS encoding HNH endonuclease signature motif containing protein, with the protein MGRDAIADRDTVLGCLDAIEAAYDQLEQCSLDALSAEELVAVLARREALAWRAPVVDHRILARLVTEGDPGALGAPSLTKALAERLRISSANARRRIADAADLGPRSAMTGEPLEPVLPELAAAQAQGRIGPEHVAIARKALTKIPTTVGAAYRQRAERDLAVLASQFGPETFQRLAEHLVAVLDPDGDFTDRERLARRGLRLGRQGIDGMSSLSGQITPELRATLEPILAKLAAPGMCNAADEKPCVSGTPSQEQIQRDDRRPDQRTHDALLAACRAVLACGDLGQLNGLPVTVIISTTLAELHAAAGHAPVTGSDATGKAHTAGGSLLPMTDLLRMAEHAHHYLSVFDGRGRALWLGRSKRLASADQRIVLHARDRGCTRPGCTVSGYLSQAHHLEQDWARNGKTDVDALALACAPDNRMATEQGWTTTLGHDGRVVWTPPPKLERGQPRTNPFHFIEAVMDFHARPAPPRDGEGDSPEEEPAPLDCWPEAG; encoded by the coding sequence ATGGGTAGGGATGCCATCGCGGATCGGGACACCGTCCTGGGGTGCCTGGACGCGATCGAGGCCGCCTATGACCAGCTTGAGCAGTGCTCACTGGACGCCCTGAGTGCCGAGGAGTTGGTGGCAGTGCTGGCCCGCCGGGAAGCGTTGGCGTGGCGGGCACCGGTGGTCGATCACCGGATCCTGGCCCGGCTGGTCACCGAAGGCGATCCCGGCGCCTTGGGGGCGCCCTCGCTGACCAAGGCATTGGCCGAGCGGTTGCGGATCAGCAGCGCCAACGCGCGCCGTCGGATCGCAGATGCCGCTGATCTGGGCCCCCGCTCCGCCATGACGGGGGAACCCTTGGAGCCGGTGTTGCCGGAACTGGCCGCTGCGCAGGCGCAGGGTCGGATCGGGCCGGAGCATGTGGCGATCGCACGCAAAGCCCTGACCAAGATCCCGACCACGGTCGGCGCTGCCTATCGCCAGCGGGCGGAGCGTGACCTCGCGGTGCTGGCGAGCCAATTCGGGCCGGAAACCTTCCAGCGCCTGGCCGAACATCTGGTGGCCGTCCTGGACCCAGACGGCGATTTCACCGACCGGGAACGCCTGGCCCGGCGCGGGCTGCGCCTCGGCCGGCAAGGCATCGACGGGATGAGTTCACTGTCGGGGCAGATCACCCCGGAGCTGCGCGCCACCCTGGAACCGATCCTGGCCAAACTCGCCGCACCCGGAATGTGCAACGCCGCCGACGAAAAGCCCTGCGTCAGCGGCACCCCATCACAGGAACAGATCCAGCGTGATGATCGCCGACCCGATCAGCGCACCCACGACGCCCTACTGGCCGCTTGCCGCGCAGTACTCGCCTGCGGCGACCTCGGCCAACTCAACGGGCTACCGGTAACCGTCATCATCTCGACCACCCTGGCCGAACTCCACGCTGCAGCCGGCCACGCACCGGTAACCGGCTCCGACGCCACCGGCAAAGCCCACACCGCCGGAGGGTCACTGTTGCCGATGACCGATCTGTTGCGGATGGCCGAGCACGCCCATCACTACTTGAGCGTGTTCGATGGCCGGGGCCGGGCACTCTGGCTAGGCCGTAGCAAACGGCTCGCCTCGGCGGATCAGCGCATCGTGCTCCATGCCCGAGATCGCGGCTGTACGAGACCCGGCTGCACGGTATCGGGGTATTTGTCGCAGGCGCACCATCTCGAACAGGATTGGGCCCGCAACGGCAAGACCGACGTCGACGCCCTGGCGTTGGCCTGTGCACCCGATAACCGAATGGCCACCGAGCAAGGCTGGACCACGACCCTCGGACACGACGGCCGCGTCGTATGGACTCCCCCGCCGAAACTTGAACGCGGCCAACCCCGAACCAATCCTTTTCACTTCATCGAAGCCGTGATGGACTTCCACGCCCGGCCTGCCCCACCACGCGACGGGGAGGGCGACAGTCCCGAGGAAGAACCTGCGCCCCTGGACTGTTGGCCCGAAGCCGGGTAA
- a CDS encoding phage gene 29 protein family protein yields MQPHIDVHGRLVLPEIPEPGSDAHPLDKAMWAIADALNCRVSPEGTIYDLRFVNIPVIARHLDRAGIGPVAGQAAIRPVDAPGGYRQWVDIDAPDPTSVDLDNTSLSDLDPDYPRVRALLAEHFGGADFAPPPPPDGWRIRPSIKLAEDYH; encoded by the coding sequence ATGCAGCCGCATATCGACGTCCACGGTCGGTTGGTCCTTCCCGAGATTCCCGAGCCGGGCTCGGATGCCCACCCGCTCGACAAGGCCATGTGGGCCATTGCCGATGCCCTGAACTGCCGAGTATCGCCCGAGGGCACCATTTATGACCTGCGGTTTGTCAACATACCGGTGATCGCACGGCACCTTGACCGCGCCGGAATCGGTCCCGTTGCTGGTCAGGCTGCTATCCGGCCGGTTGATGCTCCGGGCGGCTACCGGCAATGGGTCGACATCGACGCGCCCGATCCCACATCCGTCGACCTGGACAACACGTCTCTGTCTGACCTGGACCCCGATTACCCGCGGGTCCGGGCATTGCTCGCCGAACACTTCGGCGGAGCCGACTTTGCACCACCACCGCCACCCGACGGGTGGCGGATCCGACCGTCCATCAAACTCGCAGAGGACTATCACTGA
- a CDS encoding competence/damage-inducible protein A, translating to MSARAGIVVTGTEVLTGRVADRNGPWLADRLLELGVELAHITICGDRPKDIESQLRFLAAEGVDLIITSGGLGPTADDLTVDTVARFCGRDIVLDTELESRIADIIAPMLARYSGPDAPDLETVLAANRKQAMVPVGATILDPVGTAPGVVVPGTPTVVVLPGPPRELQPMWLKAVETAAVQEALAGRTHYQQQMIRMFGLPESGLADTLRQAQQVIGDFHRLEITTCLRRGELEIVTRYEPDAADAYDQLLAVLRQRHARAIFSEDGSRIDDLVADLLTGRQIATAESCTAGLLAGRLADPPGASRYLAGGVVSYSNEAKVELLGVDAALIAEHGAVSEPVAEAMAIGALRRFGADTAVSITGIAGPGGATPDKPVGTVCFCVALADGRMVTRTTRLPGDRTDVRERSTTVAMHLLYRALSTD from the coding sequence GTGAGCGCACGCGCAGGAATCGTCGTCACCGGTACCGAGGTACTCACCGGACGTGTGGCCGACCGTAATGGACCGTGGTTGGCCGACCGGCTCCTCGAACTGGGAGTTGAGTTGGCGCACATCACGATCTGTGGTGACCGTCCCAAGGACATCGAGAGCCAGCTGCGGTTCCTGGCCGCCGAGGGTGTTGACCTGATCATCACCAGCGGCGGCCTGGGGCCGACGGCCGACGATCTGACGGTCGACACCGTCGCCCGGTTCTGCGGCCGGGACATCGTTCTCGATACCGAGCTGGAGTCGCGGATCGCCGACATCATCGCACCGATGTTGGCGCGGTACTCGGGTCCTGATGCTCCGGATCTCGAGACGGTGCTGGCGGCCAATCGCAAGCAGGCCATGGTTCCGGTCGGCGCGACGATCCTGGATCCGGTGGGCACCGCGCCGGGCGTCGTGGTGCCGGGCACTCCGACCGTCGTGGTGTTGCCGGGGCCGCCGCGCGAGCTGCAACCGATGTGGCTCAAGGCAGTCGAGACCGCCGCGGTCCAGGAGGCGTTGGCTGGCCGAACGCACTACCAGCAGCAGATGATCCGCATGTTCGGGTTGCCCGAATCCGGCTTGGCCGACACGCTGCGCCAGGCGCAGCAGGTGATCGGTGACTTCCACCGGCTCGAGATCACCACCTGCCTGCGTCGCGGCGAACTGGAGATCGTCACGCGGTATGAGCCCGACGCCGCGGACGCCTACGACCAGCTGCTGGCCGTACTACGCCAGCGACATGCACGGGCGATCTTCTCCGAGGACGGTTCCCGAATCGACGATCTGGTGGCCGACTTGCTGACCGGCCGGCAGATCGCGACCGCCGAGTCCTGCACAGCCGGCCTGCTGGCGGGGCGTTTGGCCGACCCGCCGGGCGCCTCGCGCTACCTTGCCGGCGGGGTGGTGTCCTACTCCAACGAGGCAAAAGTGGAGTTGCTCGGTGTCGATGCGGCCCTGATAGCCGAACACGGCGCGGTGTCCGAACCGGTGGCCGAAGCGATGGCGATCGGGGCGCTGCGCCGTTTCGGGGCCGACACCGCCGTCTCCATCACCGGTATTGCCGGGCCCGGTGGCGCAACGCCGGATAAGCCGGTGGGAACGGTGTGCTTCTGTGTGGCGCTGGCCGACGGCCGGATGGTCACGCGGACCACCCGGTTGCCGGGGGATCGCACGGACGTGCGGGAGCGCTCGACCACGGTGGCCATGCATCTGCTGTACCGGGCACTGTCAACCGACTGA
- a CDS encoding Gp37-like protein — protein MRQGHWKTRPYQAFKVSIWNRRPYSIFYDFDLGTRCLFEIDGLLYTDQVSAVRMYYDESTPKTFDITIGTGGDMEDPLGQVVRTIQTMWNAIGTIFGSNDLF, from the coding sequence ATGAGGCAGGGGCATTGGAAGACCCGCCCGTATCAGGCGTTCAAGGTCAGTATTTGGAATCGGCGGCCGTACTCGATCTTCTACGATTTCGACCTCGGCACCCGCTGTCTGTTTGAGATCGACGGCTTGCTTTACACCGACCAAGTCAGCGCGGTCCGCATGTACTACGACGAGTCCACCCCGAAAACGTTCGACATCACCATCGGCACCGGTGGTGACATGGAAGATCCCCTGGGGCAAGTGGTGCGCACCATCCAAACAATGTGGAACGCCATCGGCACCATATTCGGCAGCAACGACTTATTCTAG
- a CDS encoding lipase maturation factor family protein, which translates to MSTQWAWLSGSGYWVGRTVLERGIAVIYAIAFVASARQFRALIGGQGMLPVPSYVRRRPFRLAPSIFHLHYSDRFFASVCWLGAVLAAALVVGAGELVPLWAVMATWLLLWVLYLSIVNVGQIWYGFGWESILLECGLLAVFLGNGHVGPPVLIMWLSRWLLFRIEFGAGLIKLRGDSCWRDLTCLYYHHETQPMPGPLSWFFHHLPRPLHRVEAAGNHVAQLVVPFGLFAPQPIAGVAAGIIIVTQLWLVASGNFAWLNWITIVLAAGALDQSCFSGMTSELVPLDLPQSPVWFTALGMVFAAAVVMLSYWPVRNLASRSQRMNISFNPIHLVNSYGAFGTVGRSRRELVIEGTSDAELTERTSWREYQFKGKPVAVKRLPRQWAPYHLRLDWMMWFAALSPRFMLPWRDALVQRLLRNDRDTLRLLGHNPFPDSPPHFVRILLYDYRFTTWAEWRRDRAWWHRSLVGVYLPPVSASGLPAPPRTR; encoded by the coding sequence GTGAGCACACAGTGGGCATGGCTGAGTGGTTCGGGGTATTGGGTCGGCCGAACGGTGCTCGAGCGCGGGATCGCGGTCATCTATGCCATCGCGTTTGTCGCCTCGGCGCGGCAGTTCCGCGCGCTGATCGGCGGGCAGGGCATGTTGCCGGTGCCGTCGTATGTGCGTCGGCGCCCGTTTCGTCTGGCCCCCAGCATCTTTCATCTGCACTATTCGGATCGATTCTTCGCCTCGGTGTGCTGGCTGGGGGCAGTCCTGGCCGCGGCGCTGGTCGTAGGCGCCGGCGAGCTGGTACCGCTGTGGGCGGTGATGGCGACCTGGCTGCTGCTGTGGGTGCTCTACCTGTCGATCGTCAACGTCGGCCAGATCTGGTACGGCTTCGGCTGGGAGTCGATTTTGCTGGAATGCGGCCTGCTGGCCGTGTTCTTGGGCAATGGCCACGTTGGCCCGCCGGTGCTGATCATGTGGCTGTCGCGCTGGCTGCTGTTCCGGATCGAGTTCGGGGCCGGGCTGATCAAGTTGCGCGGCGATTCCTGTTGGCGTGACCTGACCTGCCTGTACTACCACCACGAGACCCAGCCCATGCCTGGGCCGTTGAGCTGGTTCTTCCACCACCTGCCCCGACCACTGCACCGCGTCGAGGCTGCGGGAAACCACGTGGCCCAACTGGTAGTGCCCTTCGGCCTGTTCGCACCGCAGCCCATCGCCGGGGTCGCCGCGGGGATCATCATCGTCACCCAACTGTGGCTGGTGGCCTCCGGCAATTTCGCCTGGCTGAACTGGATCACCATCGTCTTGGCGGCCGGTGCGTTGGATCAATCCTGCTTTTCCGGAATGACTTCGGAACTGGTGCCTTTGGACCTGCCGCAATCTCCGGTGTGGTTCACCGCCCTGGGGATGGTGTTCGCCGCCGCGGTGGTGATGCTGAGCTACTGGCCGGTGCGCAACCTGGCTTCGCGTAGTCAGCGCATGAACATCAGCTTCAATCCGATTCATCTGGTCAACAGCTATGGCGCGTTCGGCACCGTGGGTCGTTCCCGGCGCGAACTGGTGATCGAGGGGACGTCGGATGCCGAACTGACCGAGCGAACGTCGTGGCGGGAGTACCAGTTCAAGGGCAAACCCGTTGCGGTGAAACGTCTTCCCCGTCAGTGGGCCCCGTATCACCTGCGGCTGGACTGGATGATGTGGTTCGCCGCATTGTCACCTCGATTCATGCTGCCGTGGCGCGACGCACTCGTGCAACGACTGCTGCGCAATGACCGGGACACGCTACGACTGTTGGGCCACAACCCGTTTCCCGACAGTCCACCGCACTTCGTGCGCATACTGCTCTACGACTACCGCTTCACCACCTGGGCTGAGTGGCGGCGGGATCGAGCCTGGTGGCACCGCAGCCTGGTAGGGGTCTATCTGCCGCCGGTCTCGGCGAGCGGGTTGCCCGCGCCGCCGAGAACTCGCTAG